A part of Corynebacterium afermentans subsp. lipophilum genomic DNA contains:
- a CDS encoding hotdog fold thioesterase, whose translation MYERYAPSVDFTPDLEHAKSMFDNDATLEYLGATITRLEPGLAEGEFTVEARHANGFGVCQGGVLFTFADALFGGACNSRRTDPTVSAQSEIIFLAPAKMGRTIRGVARERHTWGRNGLSDVTLYDGDTAIAEFRGMSRTTTRPPTGN comes from the coding sequence ATGTACGAGCGCTACGCCCCGTCGGTAGATTTCACCCCCGACCTCGAGCACGCGAAGTCCATGTTCGACAACGACGCCACCCTGGAATACCTCGGCGCGACCATCACACGCCTCGAGCCCGGCTTGGCCGAGGGCGAGTTCACAGTTGAAGCGCGCCACGCCAACGGCTTCGGCGTGTGCCAGGGCGGTGTGCTGTTCACCTTCGCCGACGCGCTGTTCGGAGGCGCCTGCAACTCGCGGCGCACCGACCCGACCGTCAGCGCGCAGTCCGAGATCATCTTCCTCGCGCCCGCGAAAATGGGCCGCACCATCCGCGGCGTTGCGCGTGAGCGCCACACGTGGGGGCGCAACGGGCTTTCGGACGTCACGCTTTACGACGGCGACACCGCCATCGCCGAATTCCGGGGGATGTCCCGCACCACCACACGACCACCGACAGGAAACTAA
- a CDS encoding ribose-phosphate diphosphokinase has product MTGYSTESHKDLKVFTGRAHPALAEAVAKELGIELVPTTARDFANGEIFIRFEESVRGADCFVMQSHAQPLNKWLIEQLIMIDALKRGSAKRITAILPFYPYARQDKKHRGREPISARLIADLLTAAGADRIVSVDLHTDQIQGFFDGPVDHMHAQPILVDYIKSKYPLDNLVVVSPDAGRVKTAEKWANMLGDAPMAFVHKTRDIDAANKVVSNRVVGDVDGKDCILMDDMIDTGGTIAGAVGVLKEAGAKSVVIACTHGVFSDPARERLSDCGAEEVITTDTLPQDPEGWSNLTVLSIAPLLAKTIHEIFENGSVTTLFEGQA; this is encoded by the coding sequence ATGACTGGTTACTCCACCGAAAGCCACAAAGACCTCAAGGTCTTCACCGGCCGCGCCCACCCGGCCCTCGCAGAAGCTGTGGCCAAGGAGCTCGGCATCGAGCTGGTGCCCACCACCGCGCGCGACTTCGCCAACGGCGAGATCTTCATCCGCTTCGAAGAGTCCGTCCGCGGCGCCGACTGCTTTGTCATGCAGTCCCACGCCCAGCCGCTGAACAAGTGGCTGATAGAACAGCTCATCATGATCGACGCGCTCAAGCGCGGCTCCGCCAAGCGCATCACCGCGATCCTGCCGTTCTACCCCTACGCCCGCCAGGACAAGAAGCACCGCGGCCGCGAACCGATCTCCGCCCGCCTGATCGCGGACCTGCTCACCGCCGCCGGCGCGGACCGCATCGTCTCCGTGGACCTGCACACCGACCAGATCCAGGGCTTCTTCGACGGCCCGGTGGACCACATGCACGCCCAGCCGATCCTGGTGGACTACATCAAGTCCAAGTACCCGCTGGACAACCTCGTGGTGGTCTCCCCCGACGCCGGCCGCGTGAAGACCGCCGAGAAGTGGGCCAACATGCTCGGCGACGCCCCGATGGCGTTCGTGCACAAGACCCGCGACATCGACGCCGCGAACAAGGTCGTGTCCAACCGCGTCGTCGGCGACGTCGACGGCAAGGACTGCATTCTCATGGACGACATGATCGACACCGGCGGCACCATCGCCGGCGCCGTCGGCGTGCTCAAAGAGGCCGGCGCGAAGTCCGTGGTCATCGCCTGCACCCACGGCGTGTTCTCCGACCCGGCCCGCGAGCGCCTCAGCGACTGCGGCGCAGAGGAAGTCATCACCACCGACACCCTGCCGCAGGACCCCGAAGGCTGGAGCAACCTCACGGTGCTGTCGATCGCGCCGCTTTTGGCAAAGACGATCCACGAGATCTTCGAAAACGGTTCCGTGACCACCCTGTTCGAGGGGCAGGCGTAA
- the glmU gene encoding bifunctional UDP-N-acetylglucosamine diphosphorylase/glucosamine-1-phosphate N-acetyltransferase GlmU yields the protein MPTHFERAVVVLAAGAGTRMKSDRQKTLHEIGGRSLLSHSLHAAAGVHPNHLVAVVGHQRDQVAPAVEQIAEQMHVEIRQAIQEEQNGTGHAVQVGLSAIPDFDGTVVVTNGDVPLLTPETLQALVEKHEAEHAAVTVLSLEFDNPTGYGRIIRGEAGDVLEIVEEKDATDEQRAVREVNSGVFAFDGKVLRDALTRVTPDNAQGEFYITDVLSIARGDGLRVTAFTAPDARELAGVNDRVQLAEAGKELNRRLVEKAMRGGATVIDPNTTWIGVEVEIGRDVVIHPNTQLWGSTVIGDGAEIGPDTTLTDMEVGARATVVRTQGELGVIGEEATVGPFTYIRPGTELGARGKLGGFVESKNAKIGEGSKVPHLTYIGDATVGKHSNIGASSVFANYDGVNKHHTTIGDYCRTGSDTMFVAPVNIGDGAYTGAGTVVTEDVPAGALAIKEGRQRNIEGWVENRRPGTDAAEAAKNAKREG from the coding sequence GTGCCTACCCACTTCGAACGTGCCGTTGTCGTGCTTGCGGCCGGCGCCGGAACCCGCATGAAGTCCGACCGCCAGAAGACGCTGCACGAGATCGGCGGGCGTAGCCTGCTGTCCCACTCCCTGCACGCAGCCGCCGGTGTGCACCCCAACCACCTGGTTGCGGTTGTCGGCCACCAGCGCGACCAGGTCGCCCCGGCCGTGGAGCAGATCGCCGAGCAGATGCACGTGGAGATCCGCCAGGCCATCCAGGAGGAGCAAAACGGCACCGGCCACGCTGTCCAGGTGGGCCTGTCCGCCATCCCGGACTTCGACGGCACCGTGGTAGTCACCAACGGCGACGTGCCGCTTCTGACCCCGGAGACCCTGCAGGCGCTCGTGGAAAAGCATGAGGCCGAGCACGCCGCGGTCACCGTGCTCTCGCTCGAGTTCGACAACCCCACCGGCTACGGCCGCATCATCCGCGGCGAGGCCGGCGACGTCCTCGAGATCGTGGAGGAAAAAGACGCCACCGACGAGCAGCGCGCCGTCCGCGAGGTCAACTCCGGCGTGTTCGCCTTCGACGGCAAGGTGCTTCGCGACGCCCTCACGCGCGTCACCCCGGACAACGCCCAGGGCGAGTTCTACATCACCGACGTGCTGAGCATCGCGCGCGGCGACGGCCTCCGGGTCACCGCCTTTACCGCCCCCGACGCACGCGAACTGGCCGGCGTGAACGACCGGGTGCAGCTGGCGGAGGCCGGCAAGGAGCTCAACCGCAGGCTCGTCGAGAAGGCGATGCGAGGCGGTGCGACCGTGATCGACCCGAACACCACCTGGATCGGCGTCGAGGTGGAAATCGGCCGCGACGTGGTGATCCACCCGAACACCCAGCTGTGGGGCTCCACCGTCATCGGCGACGGCGCCGAAATCGGCCCCGACACCACCCTGACCGACATGGAAGTCGGTGCCCGCGCCACCGTCGTGCGCACCCAGGGCGAGCTCGGCGTCATCGGCGAAGAAGCCACCGTCGGCCCGTTCACCTACATCCGCCCCGGCACCGAACTCGGCGCCCGCGGCAAGCTCGGCGGCTTCGTCGAATCCAAGAACGCCAAGATCGGCGAGGGCTCCAAGGTGCCGCACCTGACCTACATTGGCGACGCCACCGTGGGCAAGCACTCCAACATCGGCGCAAGCTCCGTGTTTGCCAACTACGACGGCGTGAACAAGCACCACACCACCATCGGCGACTACTGCCGCACCGGCTCCGACACCATGTTCGTCGCACCGGTGAACATCGGTGATGGCGCCTACACCGGCGCGGGTACAGTGGTCACCGAGGATGTGCCCGCCGGCGCGCTGGCCATCAAGGAAGGCCGCCAGCGCAACATCGAAGGCTGGGTGGAAAACCGCCGCCCGGGCACCGATGCAGCTGAAGCAGCCAAAAACGCGAAGCGAGAGGGTTAA
- a CDS encoding MFS transporter — protein MSNDQREERNARRFVWSNGLQNIGDQIVAPKTVLPWLFGAAGVPAVMTSFLVPIRESGSMLPQAFLSPWVTSKRSRKRVWLIGSWGQAIAAGLIALSALLLDGTPLGAVILILLAAHALFRSLCSLAGKDVQGRTISKGRRGSITGRATALAGAFTLAIGLLLTFLPNNLPQWTIAALLAVGALTWALASLVFSGIDEPKAEPESKDGQSMKEMWALVKGDRDLQKFLVVRSLMLVTALSTPFIVVMAGDEGADLTGLGAFIIASGGASLLGGRVSGKLSDRSSKSTMAWAAGVASTVIVALVASARLAPSAVNAWVMPLGFFLVNLAHTAVRVSRKTYLVDMADGDKRTMITGASNTVMGVILLVVGAVSSAIAVLGPQAALIFLAVVGYAGVVGARNLKEVSATAA, from the coding sequence ATGTCTAACGATCAACGCGAGGAACGCAACGCACGCCGGTTCGTCTGGTCCAACGGCCTGCAAAACATCGGCGACCAGATCGTCGCTCCGAAGACGGTGTTGCCGTGGCTCTTCGGCGCCGCGGGCGTGCCGGCGGTGATGACCTCGTTTCTCGTGCCCATCCGCGAATCCGGCTCGATGCTGCCGCAGGCGTTTTTGAGCCCGTGGGTGACCTCGAAGCGCTCCCGCAAACGCGTGTGGCTCATCGGTTCGTGGGGCCAAGCCATCGCCGCGGGCCTCATCGCGCTCAGCGCCTTGCTTCTCGACGGCACTCCGCTCGGCGCCGTCATCCTGATCCTTCTGGCCGCCCACGCGCTGTTTCGCTCGTTGTGCTCACTGGCGGGCAAGGACGTGCAGGGGCGCACGATTTCCAAGGGCCGCCGAGGCAGCATCACCGGCCGCGCCACCGCCCTGGCCGGCGCGTTCACGCTCGCGATCGGCCTGCTGCTGACGTTTTTGCCGAACAACCTGCCGCAGTGGACGATCGCCGCGCTGCTCGCCGTGGGTGCTTTGACGTGGGCGCTGGCGTCACTGGTCTTCAGCGGCATCGACGAGCCGAAAGCCGAACCGGAGTCCAAAGACGGCCAGAGCATGAAGGAAATGTGGGCGCTGGTCAAGGGCGACCGGGACCTCCAGAAGTTCCTGGTGGTGCGCTCGCTGATGCTGGTCACCGCACTTTCCACCCCCTTCATCGTGGTGATGGCCGGCGATGAGGGCGCGGACCTGACGGGCCTAGGCGCATTCATCATCGCGTCGGGCGGCGCGTCGCTGCTGGGCGGCAGGGTGTCGGGCAAGCTTTCCGACAGGTCGTCGAAAAGCACGATGGCCTGGGCAGCCGGCGTGGCCTCGACCGTGATCGTGGCCCTTGTCGCAAGCGCACGCCTGGCGCCTTCTGCGGTGAACGCCTGGGTCATGCCGCTGGGCTTTTTCCTAGTCAACCTCGCCCACACCGCGGTGCGCGTGAGCCGTAAGACCTACCTGGTGGATATGGCCGACGGTGACAAGCGCACCATGATCACCGGCGCTTCCAACACGGTGATGGGCGTGATCCTCCTCGTCGTCGGCGCGGTGTCCTCCGCGATTGCGGTACTCGGGCCGCAGGCGGCGCTGATCTTCCTGGCCGTTGTGGGCTACGCCGGTGTTGTCGGCGCGCGGAACCTGAAAGAAGTCTCGGCGACCGCCGCCTAG
- a CDS encoding multicopper oxidase family protein: MSRRTFFRGTLLATAALAAAATGTACSTSSQTKPLGADEKARPLHIPPLYEGELDGNVRRFELTAQEGEFEIVPGTMTKTWGFNGPYQGPTLYMRRGEEIDMTVHNELPEPTVVHWHGMHLPATADGGPALMFDPGESWSPSWTVDQPAATCWYHPHPHEKSAVHAYRGLAGGIVLDDDDSAFPGLPNDYGVDDIPVIITDANFTEDGQLDEENGWVGSTVMVNGMTKPRFEAATRRVRLRVLNGATMRFHHLSLGKPFHVVATDQGFLDAPVEVDGVLLSAGERVEIVVDLEPGKDLMLRSDGLPDLGGMPDKETAEMFGFTDKFDLLEIAAPAEDAPEVPELADSLVPFEVPDADSVEVEREFRLNGTEINGKTMDMTRVDFTVDHKGPEIWHVTNENDDMAHNFHIHDARFAVIGVENGELEFTTGWHDTITVPPLATVSLLVQMGYYPDPSLAYMYHCHMLNHEDSGMMGQFVIVEPGQEADLDLPAGHGGH; encoded by the coding sequence ATGAGTAGACGCACATTTTTCAGGGGCACACTTCTCGCGACGGCGGCGCTGGCCGCGGCAGCGACGGGTACGGCGTGCTCGACGTCCTCGCAGACGAAACCGCTGGGCGCGGACGAAAAGGCGCGACCGCTCCACATCCCGCCGCTGTACGAGGGCGAGCTCGACGGAAACGTGCGCCGCTTCGAGCTGACCGCGCAGGAAGGCGAGTTCGAGATCGTGCCCGGCACAATGACAAAAACCTGGGGTTTCAACGGCCCGTACCAGGGGCCGACGCTGTACATGCGCCGCGGCGAGGAAATCGACATGACGGTGCACAACGAGCTGCCCGAGCCGACGGTTGTGCACTGGCACGGCATGCACCTTCCGGCGACCGCCGACGGCGGGCCGGCGCTCATGTTCGACCCAGGTGAGTCCTGGTCGCCGTCGTGGACCGTGGACCAGCCGGCGGCGACCTGCTGGTACCACCCGCACCCGCACGAAAAGTCTGCCGTCCACGCCTACCGCGGATTGGCCGGGGGCATCGTGCTTGACGACGACGATTCCGCCTTCCCCGGCCTCCCCAACGACTACGGGGTAGACGACATCCCCGTGATCATCACCGACGCCAACTTCACCGAAGACGGCCAGCTGGACGAGGAAAACGGCTGGGTCGGATCCACCGTGATGGTCAACGGCATGACCAAGCCGCGCTTCGAGGCGGCCACCCGGCGCGTCCGCCTGCGCGTGCTCAACGGCGCGACGATGCGTTTCCACCACCTGTCCTTGGGCAAGCCGTTCCACGTGGTGGCCACGGACCAGGGCTTCCTGGACGCCCCGGTTGAGGTCGACGGCGTGCTGCTCAGCGCTGGCGAGCGCGTGGAGATCGTGGTGGACCTGGAGCCGGGCAAGGACCTGATGCTGCGCAGCGACGGCCTCCCGGACCTAGGCGGCATGCCGGATAAGGAAACCGCGGAGATGTTCGGCTTCACCGACAAGTTCGACCTGCTCGAGATCGCAGCGCCCGCGGAAGATGCCCCCGAGGTGCCCGAGCTCGCGGATTCGCTGGTGCCATTCGAGGTGCCCGATGCGGATTCTGTGGAGGTGGAGCGCGAGTTCCGTCTCAACGGCACCGAGATCAACGGCAAAACGATGGACATGACGCGCGTGGACTTCACCGTGGACCACAAGGGCCCGGAGATCTGGCACGTGACCAACGAGAACGACGACATGGCCCACAACTTCCACATCCACGACGCGCGCTTTGCAGTCATCGGTGTGGAAAACGGCGAGTTGGAGTTCACCACCGGCTGGCACGACACCATCACCGTCCCGCCGCTGGCCACGGTGAGCCTGCTTGTGCAGATGGGCTACTACCCGGACCCGAGCCTGGCGTACATGTACCACTGCCACATGCTCAACCACGAAGACAGCGGCATGATGGGCCAGTTCGTCATCGTTGAGCCTGGCCAGGAGGCGGACCTGGACCTTCCGGCCGGCCACGGCGGGCACTAA
- a CDS encoding DUF3558 family protein: MKRHIAWLVACGVLAGCVSEPLPIDAPASPTPSQNTAESTSHGTDSQDSAEAPAAFHFESGTLEIGDFDPYTLGGDIFDPCTEISPEEFAAAGFHNVEPIPEEYAGLARGLSACEVWDEGKFHVGFMNNNANHRSIEEIGNLLEYKSDRLPTLYTHGPRNGTGPDCFAQVDTQRGGIIAAVPGFEGYDSPEDTCAKAIAALESLAEASSAF; the protein is encoded by the coding sequence ATGAAACGCCACATCGCTTGGCTCGTTGCATGCGGGGTACTCGCGGGTTGCGTTTCGGAGCCTTTGCCTATCGACGCCCCTGCGTCCCCCACCCCCAGCCAAAACACCGCTGAGTCCACCTCGCACGGTACCGACTCCCAGGATTCCGCCGAGGCCCCCGCCGCGTTCCATTTCGAAAGCGGCACCCTCGAAATCGGCGACTTCGACCCCTACACCCTCGGCGGCGACATCTTCGACCCCTGCACCGAGATCTCGCCCGAGGAATTCGCCGCCGCCGGCTTCCACAACGTGGAACCAATCCCGGAGGAGTACGCGGGTTTGGCGCGGGGGTTGAGTGCTTGCGAGGTTTGGGATGAGGGAAAATTCCATGTTGGATTCATGAACAATAATGCGAACCACAGAAGCATCGAAGAAATCGGAAACCTCTTGGAATATAAATCCGACCGACTGCCGACGCTTTACACCCATGGCCCCCGAAACGGGACGGGCCCCGATTGTTTTGCACAAGTAGATACCCAACGTGGAGGCATAATCGCAGCTGTTCCGGGTTTCGAAGGATACGACTCCCCGGAAGATACATGCGCTAAAGCAATCGCAGCTCTTGAATCCTTAGCCGAAGCATCATCTGCTTTTTGA
- a CDS encoding TetR/AcrR family transcriptional regulator — translation MARRRMTAPQRRDQLIGVGRQAFAERGLDGISMEEIAARAGVSKPVVYEHFGSKEGLYQEVVRLEMARLEHTITSNIQAGPWRDRIERGVLALLTYVEEETDGFVILAHGQLPGEGRTYSTILNRVTAEVSYLLGEAFKHRGLDESMAGLYGQALVGTVSNSALWWLDERTPDKHTVAAHISNLCWNGLRGMEAKPRVYGSGQASDETSDETAEKDA, via the coding sequence ATGGCTCGAAGGCGAATGACAGCACCCCAGCGCAGAGATCAGTTGATCGGAGTGGGGCGGCAAGCATTCGCTGAGCGCGGGCTCGATGGCATTTCCATGGAGGAGATCGCGGCGCGCGCCGGGGTGTCCAAGCCTGTGGTGTACGAGCATTTTGGCAGCAAGGAAGGCCTGTACCAGGAGGTTGTGCGGCTGGAGATGGCCCGTCTGGAGCACACGATTACGTCGAACATTCAGGCCGGCCCGTGGCGCGACCGCATTGAGCGCGGCGTGCTGGCGTTGCTCACCTACGTGGAGGAGGAAACGGACGGGTTTGTCATCCTCGCGCACGGTCAGCTGCCGGGGGAGGGGCGGACGTATTCGACGATTCTCAACCGCGTCACCGCCGAGGTGAGTTACCTGCTGGGAGAGGCGTTTAAGCACCGCGGGCTCGACGAGTCGATGGCGGGCCTGTACGGTCAGGCGCTTGTCGGCACCGTCTCCAATTCTGCGCTGTGGTGGCTGGACGAGCGCACGCCGGACAAGCACACTGTGGCGGCGCACATTTCCAACCTGTGCTGGAACGGGTTGCGGGGGATGGAAGCGAAGCCGCGTGTGTACGGAAGCGGCCAGGCGAGCGACGAGACAAGCGACGAAACCGCAGAGAAGGATGCGTAA
- the mfd gene encoding transcription-repair coupling factor, with the protein MTETTPPVLGGLLTAALTDPKLKGLVTHVGEDSLHVTGIDQVRSWAAGAIAREAPVLLVTATGHEAEDLAAELKAILGEEKVAQFPAYETLPHERLSPAPDIVGRRSKVLWEMPRVIVAAARAVCQPVLPPVQPISIAVDQEHDFEDLTAKLVHFAYNHVDMVASRGEFATRGGIIDVFPTTAQNPVRIEFWGDEVTDIRSFAVADQRTIEEVRSVDLHPARQLLIDDAVAAKVDELARKFPSNPTLSSLLARISEKQPADGMEALIPALTDKQYSVLPELMPAGSVVLVTNPEKVRTRIADLEATDREFLEAGWEAAAMGAEGPVVVEGLDVSASSYRSYESLEVSASKAGNAWWTFAPPGMFAADDADTLPLEFEAAPAPKGDPKAIEQLYATLKLHIGQNHGKVAFVAPAKGTIDRMAERLREHGVSARVATPGLEPVEGAVTLYQALSHAGLVFGGPNLVVVTETDVTGNRVGDIAGAKRRAPRRRNRVDPLALQPGDFVVHDTHGIGKFVKMAERTVKAGDEDSRREYIVLEYQPAKRGQPGDQLWVPMESLDLLSKYTGGEKPSLSKMGGSDWKSTKRKARAAVREIAGELVELYAKRQAAPGHAFAPDTPWQHEMEDAFPFVETEDQLTAIEAVKSDMEKPTPMDRVIVGDVGFGKTEVAVRAAFKAVQDGKQVAVLVPTTLLAQQHFSTFNQRMDGFGVTVRELSRFTTAAESKEIISGLADGSVDIVIGTHRLLQTGVQWKNLGLIIVDEEQRFGVEHKEHIKALKSHVDVLTMTATPIPRTLEMSLTGIREMTSITTAPEDRHPVLTYVGPQEDKQVAAAIRRELLRDGQVFYIHNKVSDIEKTARQLRELVPEARIVVAHGQMSEQVLEQTVQGFWNRDYDVMVCTTIVETGLDIANANTLIVENAQNMGLSQLHQLRGRVGRSRERAYAYFLYPKDKTLTETSYDRLATIAQNNDLGSGIAVAQKDLEMRGAGNVLGAEQSGHIAGVGFDMYVRLVSEAVETFKGLMSGEPVDATDKGPKEIRVDLPVDAHIPETYINSERLRLEVYRKLAEARDDDALTAAADDMIDRFGALPREVEHLMAVARLRNQAREVGVSDILTQGSRIKLHPVELPDSKQVRLKRLYPGANFRAAAKALQVPMPREGGAKRALNAPNLRDTELLQWVADFMTEMLDAPKISVAGAAKAEEKPKKEVFSVSE; encoded by the coding sequence ATGACTGAAACCACCCCGCCCGTGCTGGGCGGTTTGCTCACGGCGGCGCTGACGGACCCGAAGTTGAAGGGGTTGGTCACGCACGTGGGCGAGGATTCGTTGCACGTCACGGGCATCGACCAGGTGCGCTCTTGGGCGGCCGGTGCGATTGCGCGGGAGGCGCCGGTGCTTTTGGTCACGGCTACCGGCCACGAGGCGGAGGATCTCGCCGCCGAGCTGAAGGCCATTTTGGGCGAAGAGAAGGTCGCGCAGTTCCCGGCGTACGAGACGCTGCCGCACGAGCGTCTTTCGCCGGCGCCGGACATTGTGGGGCGCCGCTCGAAGGTGCTGTGGGAGATGCCGCGCGTGATCGTCGCGGCGGCGCGCGCGGTGTGCCAGCCGGTGCTGCCGCCTGTCCAGCCGATCAGCATCGCGGTGGACCAGGAGCACGACTTTGAGGATCTGACCGCGAAGCTGGTGCACTTCGCGTATAACCATGTGGACATGGTGGCTTCGCGCGGCGAGTTCGCCACCCGCGGCGGCATCATCGATGTGTTCCCGACCACCGCGCAAAACCCGGTACGCATCGAGTTCTGGGGCGACGAGGTCACCGACATCCGCTCCTTCGCCGTCGCGGACCAGCGCACCATCGAGGAGGTGCGGTCGGTGGACCTGCACCCTGCGAGGCAATTGCTTATCGACGATGCCGTGGCCGCCAAAGTCGACGAACTCGCGCGGAAATTCCCCTCCAACCCGACGCTGTCGTCGCTGCTGGCGCGCATCTCGGAGAAGCAGCCGGCCGATGGCATGGAGGCGCTCATCCCGGCGCTGACGGACAAGCAGTACTCGGTGCTGCCGGAGCTCATGCCCGCCGGCTCCGTTGTGTTAGTGACCAACCCGGAGAAGGTGCGCACCCGCATCGCTGATTTGGAGGCGACGGACCGCGAGTTCCTCGAGGCCGGCTGGGAGGCAGCCGCCATGGGCGCCGAGGGGCCTGTGGTGGTGGAGGGCCTGGACGTGTCCGCCTCGTCGTACCGCTCCTACGAGTCGCTGGAGGTTTCCGCCTCCAAGGCCGGCAACGCCTGGTGGACGTTCGCCCCGCCCGGCATGTTCGCCGCCGACGACGCAGACACGCTGCCGCTGGAGTTCGAGGCCGCGCCTGCCCCGAAGGGCGACCCGAAGGCGATTGAGCAGCTCTACGCCACGCTCAAGCTCCACATCGGTCAAAACCACGGCAAGGTCGCGTTCGTGGCGCCGGCGAAGGGCACGATCGACCGCATGGCGGAGCGCCTGCGCGAGCACGGCGTATCCGCCCGCGTGGCCACGCCCGGCCTGGAACCCGTCGAGGGCGCGGTGACGTTGTACCAGGCCCTGTCGCACGCGGGCCTGGTCTTCGGCGGGCCGAACCTGGTCGTGGTCACCGAAACTGACGTCACCGGCAACCGCGTGGGCGATATCGCAGGTGCTAAACGACGGGCTCCGCGCCGCCGTAACCGCGTCGACCCGCTCGCCCTGCAGCCTGGCGATTTCGTGGTGCACGACACCCACGGCATCGGCAAGTTCGTGAAAATGGCGGAGCGCACCGTCAAAGCCGGCGACGAGGACTCGCGCCGCGAGTACATCGTGCTGGAGTACCAGCCCGCCAAGCGCGGCCAGCCCGGCGACCAGCTTTGGGTGCCAATGGAGTCGTTGGACCTGCTGAGTAAGTACACCGGGGGCGAGAAGCCGTCGCTAAGCAAAATGGGTGGCTCCGACTGGAAATCCACTAAGCGCAAGGCGCGCGCCGCGGTCCGCGAGATCGCAGGCGAGTTGGTGGAGCTCTACGCCAAGCGCCAGGCCGCGCCGGGGCATGCGTTCGCGCCGGACACCCCGTGGCAGCACGAGATGGAGGACGCCTTCCCGTTCGTGGAGACCGAAGACCAGCTCACCGCCATCGAAGCAGTGAAGTCGGACATGGAAAAGCCCACCCCGATGGACCGCGTCATCGTGGGCGACGTGGGCTTCGGCAAAACCGAGGTCGCCGTGCGCGCCGCGTTCAAGGCGGTCCAGGACGGCAAGCAGGTTGCGGTACTCGTGCCCACGACGCTTCTGGCCCAGCAGCACTTCTCCACGTTCAACCAGCGCATGGACGGCTTCGGCGTGACGGTGCGCGAACTGTCGCGTTTTACCACCGCCGCGGAGTCGAAGGAGATCATCTCCGGACTTGCCGACGGTTCCGTGGACATCGTCATCGGCACCCACCGCCTGCTGCAGACGGGCGTGCAGTGGAAGAACCTCGGCCTGATCATCGTGGACGAGGAGCAGCGCTTCGGCGTCGAGCACAAGGAGCACATCAAGGCGCTGAAATCGCACGTGGACGTGCTGACCATGACCGCAACACCGATCCCGCGCACCCTAGAGATGTCTTTGACCGGCATCCGCGAGATGACCTCCATCACCACCGCGCCGGAGGACCGCCACCCCGTGCTGACCTATGTCGGCCCGCAGGAAGACAAGCAGGTCGCCGCCGCAATCCGCCGCGAGCTGCTCCGCGACGGCCAGGTCTTCTACATCCACAACAAAGTCTCCGACATTGAAAAGACCGCCCGCCAGCTGCGCGAACTGGTACCGGAGGCGCGCATCGTCGTCGCCCACGGCCAGATGAGCGAGCAAGTGCTCGAACAGACGGTGCAGGGTTTTTGGAACCGCGACTACGACGTCATGGTCTGCACCACCATCGTGGAAACCGGCCTGGACATCGCCAACGCCAACACCCTGATCGTGGAAAACGCCCAGAACATGGGTCTTTCCCAGCTGCACCAGTTGCGCGGGCGCGTGGGGCGTTCCCGCGAGCGCGCCTACGCGTACTTTTTGTACCCGAAGGACAAAACGCTCACGGAGACCTCCTACGACCGCCTGGCCACCATCGCCCAGAACAACGACCTAGGCTCCGGCATCGCCGTGGCGCAAAAGGATCTGGAGATGCGCGGCGCCGGCAACGTATTGGGCGCCGAGCAGTCCGGCCACATCGCCGGGGTGGGCTTTGACATGTACGTGCGCCTGGTCAGCGAGGCGGTGGAAACCTTCAAGGGACTCATGAGCGGCGAGCCTGTCGACGCCACCGACAAGGGCCCCAAGGAAATCCGCGTGGACCTGCCCGTGGACGCGCACATCCCGGAGACCTACATCAACTCCGAGCGGCTGCGCCTGGAGGTCTACCGCAAGCTCGCCGAGGCGCGCGACGACGACGCCCTGACCGCCGCCGCCGACGACATGATCGACCGTTTTGGCGCACTGCCGAGAGAGGTCGAGCACCTCATGGCTGTGGCGCGGCTGCGCAACCAGGCCCGTGAGGTGGGTGTTTCCGACATCCTCACCCAGGGCAGCCGCATCAAGCTGCACCCGGTTGAGCTGCCGGACTCCAAGCAGGTGCGCCTGAAACGCCTTTACCCGGGCGCGAACTTCCGCGCCGCGGCCAAGGCGCTGCAGGTGCCGATGCCGCGCGAGGGCGGCGCGAAGCGCGCCCTGAACGCGCCGAATCTGCGCGATACGGAGCTGCTGCAATGGGTGGCCGACTTCATGACGGAGATGCTCGACGCGCCGAAGATTTCGGTCGCGGGGGCCGCCAAAGCTGAGGAGAAGCCGAAGAAGGAGGTGTTCTCCGTCAGCGAGTAG